One window of Dyadobacter sandarakinus genomic DNA carries:
- a CDS encoding NAD-dependent epimerase/dehydratase family protein — protein MLDHIPVYREKIEQLKGPVFVFGASGFIGANLFNDIFRIRKDCYALTHDATKAWRLKLLDVPFENIVHCDITSSSSVQEVFERYKPQTIFNLAAYGAYSKQSNVHLTYDTNVLGTVNILQNCTREMVYIHAGSSSEYGFNCTSPKETDRVEPNSHYAVSKVSAAYLLEYYAKVAQLKTLNLRLYSIYGYWEEPDRLIPKLVEAARKKQLPSLVSPEISRDFVFVEDCVEAFLDAALKIDATSSGRSYNIATGRKTTIGDLVDTSREAFGIMQEPKWGSMSNRKWDLAEWYGDPTAFEKDFGWLPRTSLEAGLRKTEQWQEQIGYESAVIPAFENPKLNPVITAIIACYKDAQAIPFMYERLVKTFNQLKVRYEIIFVNDNSPDNQEEVINAICDKDPNVVGISHSRNFGSQSAFLSGMEIATGDSVVLMDGDLQDPPEIIPSFYEKWMEGYDVVYGVRVQREMKPHIHFFYKSFYKIFQGLSYIPIPRDAGDFSLIDRKVVKELVNLPETEQFLRGLRAWVGFKQTGVPYVRPERMFGVSTNNWTKNIWWAKKAIFSFSFAPLELMSYAGFALTGLSILGIIWQILAKLFFFPDTPRGISTVIVLIVFFGGLTILGISFLGEYITKIFEETKKRPKYIRTRIRRGAKAYKTAEEIRTLVEQLRK, from the coding sequence ATGCTTGATCATATACCGGTTTACCGCGAAAAAATTGAACAGTTAAAAGGGCCGGTCTTCGTTTTTGGTGCCAGCGGCTTCATTGGTGCCAACCTTTTCAATGACATTTTCAGGATCAGGAAAGACTGTTATGCGCTCACGCACGATGCTACAAAAGCATGGCGGCTGAAACTGCTGGATGTTCCCTTTGAGAACATTGTCCATTGCGATATCACATCCAGCAGCTCGGTACAGGAGGTTTTTGAAAGGTATAAACCACAAACGATCTTTAACCTGGCAGCGTATGGAGCTTACAGCAAGCAAAGTAATGTTCATCTGACTTACGATACCAATGTGCTCGGGACGGTCAATATTCTGCAGAACTGTACGCGTGAGATGGTTTACATTCATGCCGGCAGCAGCTCTGAATACGGTTTTAATTGTACTTCCCCCAAAGAAACGGATCGCGTAGAGCCCAATAGTCACTATGCCGTGTCCAAGGTCTCGGCTGCCTATCTGCTGGAATACTATGCCAAAGTAGCACAGCTGAAAACGCTGAATCTGCGCCTCTACTCCATTTACGGCTACTGGGAAGAACCCGACCGGCTGATCCCCAAGCTGGTCGAAGCTGCGCGCAAAAAGCAGCTGCCATCGCTTGTCTCCCCGGAAATCAGCCGCGACTTCGTGTTTGTGGAAGATTGCGTGGAAGCATTTCTGGATGCGGCATTAAAGATTGATGCAACCAGTTCGGGACGGTCCTACAACATTGCTACCGGCCGCAAAACCACCATCGGAGACCTCGTAGATACGTCGCGGGAAGCCTTCGGGATCATGCAGGAACCAAAATGGGGCAGCATGTCGAACCGTAAATGGGACCTGGCTGAGTGGTATGGCGATCCAACGGCATTTGAGAAAGACTTTGGCTGGCTGCCGCGTACTTCGCTGGAAGCAGGCCTGCGCAAAACGGAGCAGTGGCAGGAGCAGATCGGCTACGAATCCGCAGTGATCCCGGCATTTGAAAACCCCAAGCTGAACCCGGTTATCACGGCCATCATTGCCTGCTACAAGGATGCTCAGGCGATACCTTTTATGTATGAGCGCTTGGTAAAAACATTCAATCAACTGAAAGTCAGGTATGAGATCATTTTTGTAAATGATAATTCGCCCGACAATCAGGAGGAAGTGATCAATGCCATCTGTGACAAGGACCCCAATGTGGTGGGGATCAGCCACTCGCGTAACTTCGGGTCGCAGTCCGCTTTCCTGAGCGGGATGGAAATTGCTACGGGTGACAGTGTGGTGCTCATGGACGGCGATTTGCAGGACCCACCCGAGATCATTCCTTCTTTCTATGAAAAATGGATGGAAGGCTACGATGTCGTGTACGGCGTGCGGGTGCAGCGTGAGATGAAGCCGCATATCCACTTTTTTTATAAATCATTTTACAAAATATTCCAGGGACTAAGCTACATCCCGATTCCCCGTGACGCCGGCGACTTTTCACTGATTGACAGGAAGGTGGTAAAAGAGCTTGTGAACCTGCCCGAAACAGAGCAGTTTCTGCGCGGACTGCGTGCGTGGGTCGGTTTTAAACAAACCGGTGTACCCTATGTAAGGCCGGAACGTATGTTCGGGGTATCAACCAACAACTGGACAAAAAATATCTGGTGGGCGAAAAAAGCTATTTTCTCTTTCAGCTTTGCTCCTCTTGAGTTGATGAGCTATGCAGGCTTTGCACTGACGGGCCTGTCCATCCTGGGCATTATCTGGCAGATACTGGCAAAACTATTCTTCTTTCCCGACACGCCCCGGGGTATCAGCACAGTGATTGTACTGATCGTATTTTTCGGCGGGCTGACCATTTTGGGCATATCCTTCCTGGGCGAATACATTACCAAGATATTTGAAGAAACCAAAAAACGGCCAAAGTACATCCGCACCAGAATTCGCCGCGGTGCCAAAGCCTATAAAACCGCCGAGGAAATCAGAACGCTGGTGGAGCAGCTGAGGAAATAA
- a CDS encoding type II toxin-antitoxin system HigB family toxin, whose translation MVIIKQKTLHTYSREYPEAKIAISEWAEKTERADWANFSEVKSMFNSTDYVGDDRYVFNIKGNKYRMVAMIFFTVRTVYIRWFGTHAEYSKIDVTKI comes from the coding sequence ATGGTTATCATTAAACAGAAGACTTTACACACCTATTCACGTGAATACCCCGAAGCCAAAATTGCAATCAGCGAGTGGGCAGAGAAGACAGAACGTGCCGACTGGGCTAACTTTTCAGAAGTTAAGTCAATGTTTAACAGCACAGACTACGTAGGTGACGACCGGTATGTCTTCAACATAAAGGGGAACAAGTACCGGATGGTAGCGATGATCTTTTTTACAGTCCGGACTGTTTACATCAGATGGTTTGGTACCCATGCTGAATACAGCAAGATCGATGTGACGAAAATCTAA
- a CDS encoding helix-turn-helix domain-containing protein, producing MSISTENEYNDAFRKIDALIAGKFEESEAGRKEFLEVAKSIQEYEKRYYPIPKPETVIEMVELKMYERKITQKQLSALLEITTDKLSQILNGKREPDVSFLKAVYLKLGVDPGFLLRNV from the coding sequence ATGAGCATTTCAACGGAAAACGAGTACAATGACGCATTCCGGAAAATTGATGCGCTGATTGCCGGCAAGTTCGAGGAAAGCGAAGCCGGGAGAAAGGAATTTCTGGAAGTGGCCAAATCGATTCAGGAATATGAGAAACGCTACTATCCTATTCCAAAGCCGGAAACGGTTATCGAGATGGTCGAATTAAAGATGTACGAACGAAAGATCACTCAGAAGCAACTCTCCGCACTGCTTGAAATTACTACCGACAAGCTTTCACAAATACTGAATGGAAAAAGAGAGCCGGACGTATCGTTTCTGAAAGCAGTTTATTTAAAGCTAGGCGTTGATCCAGGGTTTTTACTCAGGAATGTTTAG